agagacgtgtattgtagctgttaaatctatcggcgattgaccatgacgatgaagcatgctctatgcactaatctgtgatggaacaaataaaagtgaaagggattaaagtcaaagtttaaagttaaagtatgagttgagatcaagggggagaatgttggtttgatctcccaaccatagtggcccaacggccacttgggccttgacctcgcgccctgatcgggggcgcccagtccatctatggctggcgggcctccgtcacactgcgcattaaatagaggtgAGGGTCGGCGGCTCTctgtacgaggttcgcctgagccgtacgccccacctagaaaccctactccgatctaacagaggggcgcagccagtgacgggaagcaccgccgccgccactgcactgCGCCACCACAGTCTTCACTGCGTCACTCTCTTCACCGACCATCGCTGCCTAGCGCAGAACTTCACCGATGAACCTGATGGCCGGATCCCCTACTCAATGGATGGTCAGTGCCTAACCCtagctcttcctctccctctttgTCCCTCTCTGTTCACACCATTACTACGAGAAACCCAATGAAACCCCACTGGATCCACTCCTAGATGGTCCCAAAGTATCTAACACCTCCAGCAACACCTCCCCAGCAGACCACGGACCATCAACACAACATCTTCCATTGTCTCGGTTGTCAGATTCCTGCAGAGTTCGTCACCTAGTTGGTGTCAAGATGCCTACCGGGACTCGGAAATTGACAGCTTTGCACACTCTTGGTGTGGTCAACGTCAGTGCTTCAGGAACAAAGTCCATTCTGGAAGATCTCAAAAATATCACACAAGTGTCTGGCATCAACAAGAGCGAGAAGCTTTTCTCTGCAATATCAGTTCTTGTCCATTTGGAATCCCTGTCGGTGTGGCTCGACAAGGACAGTCAAGGTTGCTTGGATGATATTTCCCTTCGTTTGAAGAGCTTGGGGAGCCTTAAACTGCATGGGCTTGGAGACAAGTTGCCAGAATGGAGCGGCAAGCACCTTACCAAGCTCACAAAGATAGATCTGGAGATGACCACAGTAATGAAACAGCCAGAAGAAACTGGAACAACGGAAAATGCCTCCTCGCAGGGAAAGAAAGGTGTCATGATGTTGCTCGGCATGCTCCCAGAATTGTGTATTCTGCGTATTTGTGCCAAGCAGTTTCAAGATGGAGAGCTCATTGTTAAAGTCATCAAGAATGCAATTGAGGATAACAGTTTTGAAAAGGTCAAGGTCCTCGAGATTGCTTGCGGCTCCAGCGCAAAGGTTAGTTTTGGGAACAAAGCCATGAAAAAGCTTGAGCAGCTTAAGATTGACTGCTCCATTGGGTCCAAATACGAGTTTGCTGGCCTTGAGCATctacctgagctcaaggaagttTGGCTAAAGGGTTCATACGATGACGCACTTAAGCAAGATCTGCAGAGCCAGCTCGACAAACACGAAAAGAGACCTGTTCTAAAACTGGAGTAACTTTTCATcagcctctagatgcaattatgCACTTCATGTACCATGTTCCATTAACTTTTTCTGTGTTTATCAAATTCTAAAAATTGTACTAGGTGCCGAAGGGTCCTCCTGTTATGACCAGTATTAGTGTAGATAGCTAGCCGACCTACGGGTGCATTAGACTCGTCTTTTTTTTGATCAAATTAGACTCGTCTTGGTTGGGAAGGAGACCAAACAGGAGGGAGATACTGACAAAAGAGAGAATGAGAGGCTACGATTAGAGGAAGTGAGGGAcacaccacccccccccccccccccccttctcatTTGTCCTTGTGCTCTATCTATAACTAGCAAGGTAGCTCGCGCAAATACCACGGGTAGCTAGTTTTTTCACTTTGTAATATTTGGAGCTTTTTACTTGGAAAATAACTTTTTTTGGCAAATAGTTATGTTATTGTTTTATTGTGATATCACCGCAGGTTGGTGGCATAAAACGATGGTGAAAATGTGTCACCAACCGGCGGTGAAGATCATTTTCACCAACGGTTTGTATTACGAATTGGTGGTGATAACCATGGTGCAGCATAGTAAAACTAATTACATTTTTAAGTCAAGATAGATGAAAACGAATTTTATATCAGAGTTGTAGGTTTCCATGAGATTGACAGCTTTGTAGTTGATGATTTTtccatttgaaaccatttatagtTCAAAATTTTTGCTTGAAGTTCTCACATTTTGAATTTTTTCGAATTCTACAAACTATCTCAAATCGAAAAAGAACCAATACCAAATTTGTAGATAAGGACTACAACTTTATGATCCTAAAATTATGTTTCAAGTTCTcacaatttgaaattcaaaattttcaaactttcTTGGATGGGAAAACGACCGAAACCAAAGTTGTTGTTCTCGATGAGtaatataactttgtagttgatgctttttttatttgaaattatttgCAGTCCTAAATTATGTTTCCAGTTCTCataattttaaattcaaaattttcgaACGACATTGGATAGTGAGCCGACGAAAACctaagttgtagtactcgatgaTATCTACATCTTCCCGATTCAattatttttcatttgaattcgctTAGAGTAACAAATATTAATTTAAAAATTCAGAAAAGTGAATACAAGGGGAATGTATATGCCCTTTAGAAATAAGTGACTTTGGCGTGGAGTAGTCAGAGGAGCACACATGAGGCCATAGGTGGTTGGAATCCCTCCAACGCGCAGCGTGTGAAGGATCCTGTGACTTATTGGTATTGGTGGGGGCTTTTCATGGGTTTTAAAATAAATTGCTATTTTTTgcctaattttttttatttttggaaaacccCCATGACCTTGGGTTAGCAAAAAGCTAACCGACAATGGTAACCTATTATCACTGCCAGTTGCATCAACAACTTTCACCATCGAGGGGCCAAAACCGGCAATAATATGTAGAGAGAAACACACTTTCGTATAGGTTCCCGATTGGTCCCCAGTGTTGCTAGGCCATTAACGGTGTTATTGCCCCGACGAGGATGTGGTGTAACTCTAGGTAACATCATGGTGTTAAGCATTCGCATTAATAATCATCACTAAATCataagcatctccaagagtttccaagaATTTCTTTCTAAAACCATGCAGTTTTTCAACTTGCCAAAAAGTGTTGAGAGGAATAAATAAGACCATCTCCAATATTTTCACTAATttgctcctaaaatatagaagataattttacatcCGGAATCCTATTTCTAAATTaacctaaccacttttatatatttttttctcttgtacatttgcatcagaaACCCTTTCCTACTGTTTATTCTTTCCTACATCCTTCCAcatttagagcaactccaagagttcTCAAAACACTCTCCCAATTCTTTGATTTTTGGCGAGTTTGAAAAAATTCATCTCTAACAGCTCCCAATCCTACGTCCCAATCTTTTAGCACCTGGAAAAAAAAAAATACCCAACATGCGCATATATCCGCGCAGGCTCCGACCTCCCAATCGATGGCCTCGTCCCCACCGTGCAACACTGCATCGAGCACGCTGCGGATGTCATACTGGCGGCGGCTGTTCACAGGAGAACGGCCACGTCGATTTCTCCAACCTCTCGGTCAAGCTGGCCACGGACATCATCGGGCAGGCGGCGTTCGGCGTGAATTTTAGCCTCACGGCGAGCGGTCCTGGCGGCGAGGCCGCAGAGTTCATCAGGGAGCACGTCCACTCCACGACCTCCCTGAAGACGGACCTGTCTGCGCCTGCTCTCCGTAGTGGTCGGCCTCGTCACGCCCGCGCTGCAGGGACCGGTACGGCAGCTGCTGAGCTATGTCGCCGGATCCAGTTCGAGTCCGCGTCGCCTTCGGCAGGCCGTCGGTATCCGCCGACCGCGAGAAGGCCGACCCCACACCAGCCTTCCCCACgactgccaccgccaccgccggcaCTCAGGAAGCTTTTCTGTAGCTTCTTCTAACGAAGAAGATGATGatattacaaaattgccactgaaCGCTTGGAAAGTTTCATACGGATTTAGATTTTTGATATTTTGGgattattttttttagaaactgTTGGAGAAGCCCATCTTTTTTACTCCCAATTAGTTTTGGTGACTTAGAAAACTCAACGATCTTGCGAGATATATTTTGGGAACTCTTCGAGACGCTCTTAGATTGGCCGACCAACAACGCGCATGGTAGATTTTTTTCCGAGTGTCAAAAGATTGGGAGGTGAGATTGGGAACACTTGGAGATGAATTTTTTTCTATTCTTGCCAAAAATCCTAGATTGAGAGATTTTATTGGGAActcctggagatgctcttagagttCCCAAAACTCCTAGAGATGCTCTTAGAGTTCCCAATAGTTTTTTCCCAAAATCATGGTGTTTTCCAACTCGTCAAAGGAATAAATAAGATCATCTCCAATAGTTTCCAATAATCCACTCCtcaaatatagaagacaatttaaCATCAAAAatcatatactatttctaaattatcctaaccacttttatttattctttctttcttgttcatttgCAACGGAAActctttcctactctttattcttttccaCACCCTTCCACCTTTAGATCGACCAATGGATACGCGTGTGGTAGACGCGCGGATATATCTGTGCGATCGGTTTATTTTTTCCAAGCGCCGAAAGATTGGGAGGTGGGATTGAGAACGGTTGGATATGGGTTTTTCCATTCTTGCCAAAAATTCTAGATTGGGAGGCTTTAGTGgaaactgttggagatgctcttagcatAAGCATGTTTGGGGCATACAaatttttctttgaaaaataaTTATGCATAtgtgatgatgataataatataGAAGTCAAACACTATTCAACTAGGTCAAACTTATTTTTGGAGAAAAATAATTTAAATATTATTTAATGTCAATAAAATGAAAGCAATTCTAATTTAGAATTCACATGATTCAAAAACATTGGTTCACCTAAATACATTGTTATAACCAAGTCTCCTAAATGCACACTATCACATGTATGTTGTAACTAAAAACGAACACCTTATTTATAtcaaataataaagaggcaaaatttctgtcaattttagattttcgtcCAACCTAATCATCGTGTTCCTGTTGTATTCACGTTCTTTTTCTCTGTTTCCGTCTCTGTTTCTACCCCGctgctttctcttttttttcttctaccGTTTCTAGGTGGGTTCCGTACGTGCGGGTCTCGATGAAAGTGGCGCCCCCACCCCCACGGTGATTTCCCGTAACTGTTTTTTGTCGTTGTCATCCTTTCCGTGTTTTTTTTGTAAGGATAAAGTAACTCTGGTTTACTTATAAAAATAGATAAAGAATAAATACAATATTAGGGTCTTTGAAACTTTATCCTTACTTAGTAAATAAATATTTCTATTACTAAGTTGTTAGTTTTAAATAgaaataaattattattatgACATGAATAGGCTGATGTCTTAACTAATTATTAAACCGTAAACTAATCTTGAGCAATTTGACATCAAATCTAATCAAAACAAATGTTTCTTCATGTACCAAAGTATATGCACGTAGTATAAATTGCCTTGCCCTGCACCAGTACCATACGTCCTGTTTATAATAACACTTGTGACCTGATTATATTATTCAATTAACTAAACATTTAGGATAATTAAGGTTGTAGCTTCATAATACACATAAAGCAGTTAATTGAAGCTACTAATAAGCCATCCACGCTTCTTATATCAACTATAAGATAAGATAAAGACAATTACATCACATTAAGCTAAAGTAAACTTGAACTTAATTAACCTACTTGGCTGATTCAACTAAATAAATGAGGAACTTAATAATTAATGCGCAAGTGTGTGGCAACGGGAGGGCAATCGAGAGTAGAATATAAGGACGATTAGTTACACTAGTATACCACAACGGCCTattacttgttttactcatctTAAAAAACACCTTTGTTTACGCATGtttcacttgagcatattgcatcACTGCATATTCTATATGTTCAATATATAGTGCTTGATTGATCAAATAAAGGTCTTTGGAGTTAAACCTGAAGAGGTCTAATGGTGACCATGTCTTGAAGAATTGAAGAATGCTAACTTTGTATAATACAAGTTAACAGGCAAGCTCCGGTTCATAACCTATTATTTTTCAAGCACATCTATTATGTtgtattgtgcattaagtttagaGGAATTGGTTGAAACCCACCTGCATAAATACTTTAACAATGAGTCTTATTAGTATGACAGGATTCGTGTAGATGCCACGCTTAGGAATTTTTGGTAGTGAGTAACCTACTGTT
This sequence is a window from Miscanthus floridulus cultivar M001 chromosome 10, ASM1932011v1, whole genome shotgun sequence. Protein-coding genes within it:
- the LOC136488114 gene encoding uncharacterized protein; amino-acid sequence: MPTGTRKLTALHTLGVVNVSASGTKSILEDLKNITQVSGINKSEKLFSAISVLVHLESLSVWLDKDSQGCLDDISLRLKSLGSLKLHGLGDKLPEWSGKHLTKLTKIDLEMTTVMKQPEETGTTENASSQGKKGVMMLLGMLPELCILRICAKQFQDGELIVKVIKNAIEDNSFEKVKVLEIACGSSAKVSFGNKAMKKLEQLKIDCSIGSKYEFAGLEHLPELKEVWLKGSYDDALKQDLQSQLDKHEKRPVLKLE